The Microscilla marina ATCC 23134 genome includes the window AAGTCGTTGCCTGTGTAATATTTGACTACGAAATATCGATTAATACACGATATTTCGTATAAAAAATCATTTTTTTAAAAAAGGCTAAAGCTATAAAGCAAGAAAAAACGAAATTTATTTCATTGACTATCAATGAGTTGAAATTTATTCTCGCCACGTTTTTATTTTTGGTCTTTGGTTTGAATAAATACTAACCAAAGATATTTAATAAGCTTTGTGGTTAGAAAAAAAAAACGAGATGGTGTTGCCATCTCGTTTTTTGCTTTAGAGCAGTTTTCTATTAGTCCGGAGTCAGTAGTCTGTAGACCATAGTGGCTTCGCCTTCATTCGTAATTGAAAATTAGTCTGGAGTTAGTAGTCTGTAGACCATAGTGGCTTTGCCTTCATTCGTAATTCGTAATTGAAAATTAGTCCGGAGTCAGTAGTCTGTAGACTATAGTGGCTTCGCCTTCATTCGTAATTCGTAATTGATCCATTCGTAATTAAAAAGCCTCACGAATTCCCAAGTGCAAAATACGCCCCCCAGTTTGGTTGATAGGGTGCACACTTTTGCCAATCACCACGCCATCTCCAGGGGCAAAGTATTCTTTGGCAACATCGCCAAATATGTTTTTGGTGACGGCTATTTTCTGCCCCTTTTTTATTTCGTCTACAATGTTGGGCAATACCTCAAGCACACCACCTTCGTTGGCATAAATCCAGTAAGAACGCCCACACAATACTGGAGGAGCCGCAGGGGGTACAATCGTTCCTTTTATCATACCCAGGTCAATCATTACATTAAATATGCCCTCTAGTCCTGAGCTAATCATTCCTTTCTGAAAACGGTTAGGATCGCCCAGTTCTGAAGTAATGGCATGAATGCCCATATCGGTAGCGGCACTGCGTAAGGTACCGTCAGCCCCTTGATTGCTGAGTATAATATCGGCGTTTTGCAGGTTCGACATTCTGGAGGCAACTTTGCCCTTCATATTGGCGCGAATATAATAAGAGTTGATGCGCCCAAAACTAGCCGTGTGCAGGTCAATCAAATAATCGAACTGCTGAATTATCCGCTCCATCATTCTATACACATACACCTCACTGGTATTGCCAAACTCGCTGCTCTGGCATAATACGGTTGATGTCTTCGCCATCTATAAAACGGCGTTCCTGATTGAGCAAAGCAGGCACATTAAAGGCAATTACCCCTACAATGGTACCCGTAAGGGTATTGACATCTATTTGCTTGAAAATCTTCTGGATAACCGATATACCATTGAGCTCGTTGCCGTGTACAGCCGCAGTAACGCCCAATACAGGCCCTTCTTTTTTGCCCTTGGCAACCATCACAGGTATGTATATGGGTTGCCCCATACCATTAGACACGAGGTGAACCCGGAACTTTTTGAAGAAACCATCGGGGATGGTGTCCAAATCCAATCTTTTGATAACTTCTATCTGTGTATCTATCATTAGCTTACCATTATTTCGTCAATTAATGCCTGGTCGTTGTTAAGCGAGCGGAAAAGCTTTTGCTTGAGTGCCCCTTTAGTACCTATAAAATTTACTGCCATTTTGTCTACAGCAATGGTGGCAAGTAAGGTTTGGATATACCCTTGAATAAGATCGTCCAGCCCTACCCCCAAACGGTTAAAGTCGCGACGATCCATCAACAACAAACGGTCGGTGTCAGAACTCCATTGGTTTTGGTCAAGCTTTACCGACAGGTTGGTACCCAGTATTTGCCACGAGTTGGCACCCGACTCTAAATGATCGAGCAAAGGCGCGGCTGCTTTACGGGCATAAATTGCCAACGGCTTGAAACCATCTTTGGTACTACGAAGCATCATACGTACATCAGCAGCAAAGCTTTCCCCTTTTTTGTCAGGCATAGTCCCTACATGGTAAAACCTGCCCTCTTGGGTATTTGAGCTCCACCAATAGTTGCCAATCAGACTTTGTATAATAAACTGGTCATACTCATAGTCTTTTGCCATAAAGTTGTCCAGTTCTTGCTGATTGACTATAGTAAAAACCCCTTGCCCGGCATTGGAATAGGGTATTTTAATGACGGCTTGTCCGCCCATTTTTTGTACCCAAAGCGGCACTTCGTTTTTGCTTACATCCCAGATGGTTTCCGGGGTAAAAATCTTGAGGTTGCTTTCGGCAATCTCGGCATTAAAAAACTCATACGCCTTAGAAGCCACCATTTTGTTGCGTCCCCCTGCCAAACAAGCAATGATGGGGTTAAAAATGAAGGTTTTGCTCTTGATGGGTAAACGGTTCCAGGGCTTTTGGGTCAAATACCTAAACACCGCCCGTAGGGGTTTCCAATTGCCCGACTCATCGGCAAATTCCAGTATGCCCGATTCGTTTAACCGGACATTTTGCTCATCTGCCTGGTTATAAAAAGGAATAAAATGAACATTCTCCTGAAACACGCTTGCCATAGCCGCGGCATAGCCTGAAGCTTCCATAGGGTTTTTGTCATAAATTACCGCCAGGTCGCCTTCGGGCAAACGACGGGTTTTGAGCAGTGGCTTGAAGGTTTCACGCATCAATATTTCGTACCCACCCATTTCTAAGTTATCGTCTAGCAAGGGCATAGACTTTTGCCCCGATGGGCAAGAATTGGTTTCTATCACCACCATCTGGCGTTTGCCCTGCTCCGACGTCACGTGGATAAGGTCGGTGCCTGCCCAATAAAAATGCTTGGGTTGGTATTTCATCCACTTCATCAAATCGTCGGGCTTTACCATAGGATTGAGGTGGCAATAGCGTTGCACGATTCGCTCCTGACTTAGGTTTAAGAAAAACGCCACCATTGGGTGAATGGTCGCATTCAACGCCTTTGGGTACCAGTGTTTGCTTGGTTCAAATGCGTCGGGTGAAATTAGAATTGAGTGCTTCATTTTTTATCAAATTTTCGGGGCTAAAAGTCTGATAAAAAAACAGATAAAACTACATAAATATGAAATAAATTTTTGAAAAATATCAAGGGCAAAAACACCAAGGTTAAGGTGTTGATTTGCAGTTGTTTATACGTGTGTTTGTTGGGTGCTTTTTTAGCGTTTTTTGAAGCACATTATTGGGGGCTCAATTTTCTGAAAAAAAAGCAGACTCCATCCTTCTCTAAAGAGCTGCTATTCCTCTGTTTTATTGTCAAGTTGGTCGTACAGGTGCAGGTTATACTTGAGGCGGTTTTCTATGCGTTCGCGTAGGCGTTTGGGCTGTAGCACTATCATAGTTTCGCCAAAACCCAATATTTCGCGCTCCAGTTCGTAGTTGAGTTGCACATTGATCGAAATAGTAATGCCTTCTTCCCCTTTTTCAAGGATTTGCTGGCTATGATGAATGGGTTTGGTAATGACATAAGGCGAGCTGCGTCGGTCTATCTTTAATACCACCTTTTCGGGGCGTTGATTGGCATTTACGGTAACCCCTATCACATTTTTAAAATACTCGCTCAGGTCTACTTCAGTTTCCTGAAATTTTTCGTAAGATTTTTCGATTTCTTGAACCCTGTCCAGGGCAAGCGTGCTAATGTCAGGAAACCCCTGCTTATTGCCCATTACAAACCAACGGTTGCGGTATTCTTTGAGTAAATAAGGAAACAGCACAAAGGTGTTGGCGCGTCGGGCGCGAAAAGATTGGTAAGTAAGCTCGATGGGTTTTTTTTGCAAGATGGCTTCGTAGATCACGTCCAGGTACTCCAGACCACGCAGGTTTTCGTTTTTTTCAAAGTCAATCACCGATTCCTGGTCGGTTTTTGCCGTATGAATCTTGTCTTCCAGCTTTTGCACCATCCCGCTCAATTCTTTGAAGTGAGTAAACCCTTTGAATTGCTTCAAAATCTCTACTACTTCGTTGAGTTTCAGCAGATCTTGGTCGGTGAGCGGAATGTTGGTGATAGAATACTCAGGGTCTTCGTAAGTATAGTATTTGCGGTCTTGCACTATAATAGGGGCATTGTAACCCAGCTTGTCGCTCCGCATCATCTGAATATCCATTTGTACAGTACGTCTGCTCACCCCCTTGTCTATGCCCTCATACTCATACAAAGCCTCCGAGCAAGCTTCTATCAAATCATCCAGCGTCCAGGGACGAAAACGGTTACGCAGGCAATTGTCTATAGTGCGATAACGAATGAGGGCGTTTCTGTTTACGGGCATTGTTATGAAGTTTTTTTAGTTATTAGGCGATGGTGCCAACAAACTTTGGCTATTAGCCTTTCTATGCAGTGGAGTTGAATAAAATGCTCATGAGCAACGCAAGTAAAGCTGAGCCTACCTAAATCAGTCGTTTATCTGCCACATTGTTAAGTACTGCCCCAAAAAGCATAAATGAAAGGACAAATATCAACCCGCGATCTTTGAAGTCAATATCACTGGTAATGACCGACACTTGACTAAACCAAACAATGGCTCCTACCAATAGTATAAACGCGACAGCTACTGCCATCTGTAGCCAAAAAGCCTCTTGTTTGCGTTTGAAGCCTCCCATGCACAATACGGTGTCGTACATGTAGAGCACAAAAGCAAGCGGGATAAACACGGTAAAGCTCATGGTAGTCAGTACTGATATATAAGCATCAAAGCCAATCATTAAAATTAAAGGACTAAAACCCAGTGGTAGCGTGCAAGACGCTACGATCAATATTTTTATTATTCTTTGCATGCGTGATTAGTTTAATGCGCAAGATACAAGATTTGGCGCACAAGGCACAAAAATCTTGCGGGTTAGGGCTTACAATCGCCACAAGCCCCACTTTACAGATGGTCTTTACTCATTTTTACCCATTTACTTCCCCTCTTCCCAGTAGTGCTTCGTCTAGCCGTAGCCGTTGTTGTACTTGTATGTCCGCTGGTTTGTACGAGCCCTTGAGAGTACGATTTTCTATCTTTTTTGCCACACTTTCGGCAAGCACCCCAGCAGAAGTATGGTAGTCGTATAAATAGGCGAGCCCTCCCCAACGATTAAACATCATATAGGGCCCATAATGAGTACCTACCCAATGGTAGCGCACCCAATCGGAATAAAGGGGCACTTGCAAACCAAAAAAATACACGGCGTTTATTTCACCCTCAGTATTCATCGCAATGACCATATACTCTTCGGCTTTGAGGTTGCCTTCTGCCCTCAGGCTTTCGTCTTTGCTCAGATCGTGCCATAAGTCCATCTTACATATATAAAACATTTGGTTGTCGAGCCATACACACTCTTTGATCTCCTGGCAAGCCCAGTGGCACTGCATCCAATGAAAACAATACAGTTTTTCGCCTTTTACCACTTGCCCGCTATAAGATCTATTGCCCAATAGCTCACCCTTTTCGGTGATAGAGTTCCTAAAAAACGACAAGTATTTTTTTTGGTACAGTATACCTTGGGTGTCTTCAGGCAAAGTTTTGTAAGGACGTTCGTAATAGGTTTTTAACCGCTCGTCAATATCAGCAGGAGTTACGTTGAGCTTGGCTTGCCAAGTGTGGGTTTGGGTTTCGTTTTGGTGGCAATAATACCAACCTGCATATAAGTTGACCAGGCGTTGCCAGCGTTGATTTTCTTTAAGGTCGAGCGCCTCCAGCATTGCCAAACTAATGGTTTGTGTTGTATTGGTGGTCAGGCTCCAGGTGACTGGTCCGGTAAGCCCCACCATTTCGTAACCATTGGACATTTGATAGTATACCAAAAACACTTTTTCTTTTTTGCCATTCCAGGGTATTTTCTTGGTCCATACTACTTCACATTGGGTTGGTGCGGCTCCTTGGTGTTCGTTTAGCCAGGTAGTCATTGTTTTCACTGCCCAGTCATTGTCTTTTTTTGCCATTAGTTGTAGTGTAGGTTTAAAAATTAGTTAGTGGTTTCATTTCCAAAAGTGATCATCTGGGCTAAAAAAAGTGTCTCCGAAGGTAAACTTACCTCTTTTACACGCTGACTTTGATAATTTTACTCTAAAACAACGTTTTGCCCCTATTTTATAGGTTTTTTGAAAAATACAAAAATAGTTTTTACTACGCAAAAACATTGCGCAATAGCACTTTTACTTTGTATCAACAACTAATTACAAAGGGTAAAACAATCAGGCTATAAGCGTACTTCCTTCTATTTCTTTTTTGATTTAGTGCGCCTGGTTTCCCGATTGACTTATCCATTTGTCATACGTTGAGGTAGCTCAGTGGTAGAGCTTTCGGCGCTTAACCGAAAGGACGCAGGTTCGAGCCCTGCCCTCAATGCCAACAAAAGGCTATAGGCATGCTTCCTTCTATTTTTTTTCCAAAAAAACTGGTACTCTAGCTTCTAAGTAGTTAAAGTAGGAATTTTGATGAATTTTGTTCTTTTGGCGATCTTGAAAAATAGAGCATAGCCATAGCTACGTGATATTTTTGAAGAGAAGCCAAAGGGCAAAAGTTGCAGAATACCACTTTACATATTTAGTGTCTGGAGTACTAGCATGCCTGCTTTCCTTTTTTATTAACTGACACTGAAAAATAAAATGATTGATTTTGGTCTGTTACTAAAACAACAAAACTGAGGTAGTTCAGTGGTAGAACGTCCGGCGCTGGGCCCGGATGGACGTAGGTTCGAGCCCTACCCTCAGTTCCTAAATCGGGGCTATAAGCGTGCTTCCTTCTACTTTTCCTGAAACGAAACATTTAGCATGCTTGCTTTCCCTGATTTTTCAATACATCAATGGTTGCCTCAGGCATCATAAAAAACAACAATGCACTATGAACTTATATCAATTATACAAAACCATTTTTATGCGCAAGCGCCCCGAAGACGTGGCGGCAATGGTCATGGAACTGATAGGCAATGAACTGACCAAGGCACAACACATTACCCTAAACAAAGCTGCCAAAGGAAGCCTTAAAAACCGCTTTATGCAGTACACCTCTATGATGCAGTCTTTTGCCATGCCGTCTGGTGCCAACCGCCAGGTCAACAAAGCTGCAGAGCTTTTCAGGCTTGACCAAGTGCCCGAAGTAGACGGACACGATCCTGAAGCCATTGAGGGTTTTATTAAAAAACTGTCGCCTCAAATCAATAAAACTTTTGGCAAAAACGATTTTATGCACCACCGCCTGAACCGACTTTCGCGCAAGGCTATAGGGTTAGACATTTCGAAGCGTCGCTACAACAAACTGTTCAGGCACTTGCAAAGAATGGAAACCAAATTGGAGGGGTTGATTGCAGCCTATAAAAAACGAGCATTTCAGCAAGTAGCAAAGCACGGCATTGTACATCGTTTGAGTTACGATATGTTTGCTCAAGACAAATATACGGCTTGTTTTATTGCCTACTACACCGCACGTTGCAATTTGCGCAGCGAATTTACGGTAAATGGGCAAACTCGTCCGTTTGACAAAATATCTCAGATGTTGCTGAAGCTAAGCGAAGACAAGGGTACCCCCAACTACCTGGCAATGGCTTATGTGTATCCAGTGGCGCAAACCCTGGAAAAACTCAGCGACCATGAACGTGGACAGCTGTTGGGCAAATGGACCAGCCTGTTGGAAGAACTGGCGGGTATGCTCAAAAAGCTATGGCACGATAATCAAATCAATAAAGAAACGATGGTGGTAAAACGAGGTAATGACTCGTCTACCTGGAACATTACTGCCGGAGCCTGGAACAAAGCCCGTGATGCCTGGATGAATATGATCTATGCAATGGGGGCAGAGTTTGTACTGGATACCATGTGTTTTGGTAAAGTGATGCGTTTGATAGCGGGCGACTTGGCGGCTTGGCATCGGACGGCAGGCAGTGGGCTGGAGCCAAATACACAGGTATGGCAACGTTTGCCGTTGCCCTGGGAGGTGTTTGAAGGGGAAGCTACTTGCAATAAGTCTACAGTAAAAAGGGCATGCCAACGCGCTGGGCTTGACCCTGAATTGTCGGGTTGGATTGCCCCTCGTACGGTAGGGGTGGCAGAGTTTACGCCTACGCCCGAACTAGTACATGGGGTAAGTGTAGCGAATCCATTTTTGGCTACTTTGCTCAAAAAACAGGGAGTTTTTTCAGGTAAAAAGCTGAAACCATTGAAGACAAATTTAAATTGACCAATGAAAACACTGGCCATAAGGCGCTTAAAATTGAGCACCTTGTGGCTTTTGTATGCTTTAGACAGGGTGAAAAATCAAGCTTTTTGCACCCTAAGTAACAGTTGAAAAATAAAGTGATTCGAGTGGCCACAGTATCCCCACTGTGCGGGATTTACAGTTGGTGGGTGGGGCGATGAATAAAATATTTAGTTGCATAGCTGGCGCTATTAGAAGCCTCTTGTAGGCTAAGTATTACAATTTATTTTTTTGATTTGTATATTTCCAAGTATTCTTTGGCTTCTTGTAACAACTCTTCGGCTTCAGAGTTTTTGATGCTGAACTCTGTTTCTTTTGAGTTATTCACCTCAGACACAAGCTTATCGTTCTGGTAGTAATACGCTTTCTCAATACTTCCTTTTTCTTTATCTTTTGAAGTACTACCATCGTCTTCTATGGTCACTATGGCTAGTTTACCATCTTTAAAATAAAACTCCTCAGTTCTTTTACTTATATTTTCGTGAGGGTAAGTTTTTACTCTTACTACTTGATTGTCAAGCACATAAAACTCAATTTTTGACCACTTTTGCTTTACTTTTTCTCTCAATTCCTTGGTCGAAACCTCGACAGGTTTTATCTCTTTTATTTTTGTCTCAATTTCACTACGCAAGTTATTGTGAGCCGCTACTACTTTTTCTTTGTCTACAGCTGTATCGTTGGTAGTAGTTTCTTCAGTATCTTTTTTACTTGTATCCTTTGCTGTAGTATCTGTTTGGGTTGTGTTTTCTTCTTTTGCTTGCTTGTCTTGGCCACAAGAAAACAACAACCCTGACGCCAATGCGCACATTAAAATCGCTTTTTTCATTTTTTTACTTTTGTATTTTCCTACTCGTATGGCTTTTCGGTTCTGCCCCGTTTGTTTAAAGGTTTCTGGTCTCCTTTGGTTAAAGTATTCACTTTCTGTGGCCGAATATACAACATTATTAATTACGAATTATGAATGAGAGAATTACGAATGGGCGCGAAGCGAGACTAAGAACTACAGGTTTCTATTTTCAAATTTTATAAGTTTTTAAAAATCAATGTGTTATAGGGTGGATGGGATACTTGAAAACCAGCCTAAAGGCTAATAGCTTTAGGCTGTAGAAGCTACTGACTTCGGGCTAAATTACAAATGGTCTTGCCCTGTTCGCAATTGATTTATTCGTAATTCTCTTCCTCATGATTAAACTACTCTCTATACCTGGCCATTTGGGTATCAAATTTTTTGTGGTAAGTGTTTCCTTTATTCCAGGCCAATTTTAGAAAGTTTTCGTTCTGGTCAATTGTAGTCTTGTCAAATACCTGACGGTCTTTGACAATATGAATCGCTTTGCCTTTGTTAAAATAAATAGAAATTTCACCGTAGAGCTTTTTCTTATCGTTGCGCTTTTCATAATAAAAAATTAGTTGACCATCCAAGTCATACAAAAACTCTTCATAATCAAGTGTTTTTTTTACTACTGTTTTTATGGTAATGGTACGGATGGTAGGAGCTGCCTTACCACTGAAACTGTAAAAATAGCGTTCAAACCTTTTGTAATCTCCTTGCTTAGGCAAGCCTTTTCCGGTAGAGTTAAAGTTATATTCGTTGATATAGTACTTCTCTTGAGTAATCTTATCTTTGATATAATAATATAAATCCTGAATGTAACGCACTTTTTTGTTTTGAGCTTGCCCCATGCTTTGAGTGCCCAAAAACAACCCTGCTACCAATCCTAAAAGCAACCTCATTTTTCTCATTTTCATCAATATTTAAACTAATCCTGACTGTTGTTTTGTATCTACCCAGTTTTATAGCCATACTTTCCTAAAAAGATCATAAGTTTACGGGATAAATCTACATCGAGCAATTTTGTTGCTAACAACGAAAAGCTTACGTGTAACTTGCCTTTACGGGGTGAAGGATGATGCAGCTACAAATCTTGTTTTTCTCTGTGTCGGTCATTGCTTATCAATGGTTGAATAGCTTGTTTTATATACAATGCTCCGCAGTGATTTTAGTCAAAGTTGTTTGCTGTTTAACTTTGTTGAGCACCGATATACATCGGTATCTAAGGACTCGCCAGAGGCTCGGTTATCAGTCATTTATGAATTTAAAAACTATTTAATTGGGTGTTTAGGCATACAACCGAAACACTTTTAAAAATAAAGTGAGTACGCAATCTTAATATAAAATACTGGTTTACAGCATTTAACAAGGTGAACATTTACTCGAATCAGCTATGGACTATCGACTAAATACTATGGACTATTGATATATGAAAAAACTCCTTATTCTGATATACTTTATTGCCTTGGGTAGCCCAGGCTTATATGCTCAAAATCCCTATGCCGTTTGGAAAACCCTTAAAGATACACAAATCAAAACTAAATATGATTCTCAAAAAAGATATGAGGTAGACATCCCACTATTTGGCAGCAAAGTAAAAGCCCTCAATGGCAAAAGTATCACCATCAAAGGTTATCTTATACCTATAGAAGCCTACACCAAGCAGGGCTTTTTTATACTATCGGCGTTGCCTTACAACCTTTGTTATTTTTGTGGAGGAGCAGGCCCCGAAACCGTGATGGAGGTAACCAGCCAACAAAAAATTAAATACACTGACAAACCTATAGTGCTCAAAGGCATACTCAAACTCAACGCTACCAACCCCAACCACTTGATGTACCGTTTGCAAAACGCAGTGGTGGTGAGGTAGTGTTTGGTTTTTAACAATTCGTAATTTTCTCACTCGTAATTGAAGTATATATATGAAAAACAATTACTGTAACCATCCAAAAGCAATACTACTACTATTGCTGATGTGGTGGGTGGTGCCAGGGCAGGCACAAAACAATAAAAAGTCTACAAAAGACCAGCAACTCATTCGTAAAATGTATGACTTGTCGCTTACTCAACCCAAGGCCTATGAGTGGCTCGACTTTTTGTGCAACAAAATAGGTGGACGCCTGGCAGGGTCGCCTCAGGCAGCAGCGGCGGTAGAGTTTACCCGGCAAGTCATGGATACTTTAGGCGTTGACCGGGTATTTTTGCAAGACGTAATGGTGCCCCACTGGGTACGTGGCGACAAAGAAATAGGTAAAATTGTAAATTCACAAAAAATAGGCTCACAAGAGGTGCGTGTATGTGCTTTGGGCAACTCTGTAGGTACGGGTGGGCAAGGCATTGCCGCCGAAGTAGTAGAGGTAAAAAACTTTGACGAGCTGCGTAAACTAGGCAAAGGTCTGGTACAAGGTAAAATCGTGTTTTTTAACCGTCCTTTTGACAATACCAAAATTGCTACTTTCAGGGCTTATGGAGGTGCAGTAAATCAGCGAGGCTCTGGAGCCTCAGAAGCTGCCAAACTGGGAGCTATAGGCATGGTAGTACGTTCTATGACTGGTCGAATAGATGACTACCCTCATACTGGCAGTTTGCGTTACCAGCTAAATGTGCCTAAAATACCAGCGGTGGCAATCAGTACCAAAGGTGCCGAATTGTTGAGTAGTTTGCTTAAAGACGATCGCAAGCTTAAGTTTTACTTTCGTACTACTTGCAAAATGCTCAAAGAGAAAAAGTCGTACAATGTGGTGGGCGAGCTCAAAGGCACACAGTACCCTGACGAAATTATTGTAGTGGGTGGCCACTTAGACTCTTGGGACACTGGTGATGGTGCCCACGACGATGGGGCTGGGGTGGTTCAATCTATGGACGTATTACGTTTGATCAAAGCAGCAGGCATCAAGCCCAAAAGAACAATCAGAGCAGTCATGTTCATGAATGAAGAAAACGGGTTGCGTGGTGGGCGCAAATATGCTGAGCTGGCGGCTCAAAATAAAGAAAAACACATTGCTGCACTAGAGTCCGATGCAGGCGGTTTCAGCCCGCGTGCCATTGGAATAAACAATGATTTTAAGAAGTTTGCTAAAGTGCAAAAATGGGCAAAACTTTTTGCCCCTTATGGAGTACAGTTGCGCCAAGGTGGGGGAGGAGCCG containing:
- a CDS encoding succinylglutamate desuccinylase/aspartoacylase family protein, whose product is MAKTSTVLCQSSEFGNTSEVYVYRMMERIIQQFDYLIDLHTASFGRINSYYIRANMKGKVASRMSNLQNADIILSNQGADGTLRSAATDMGIHAITSELGDPNRFQKGMISSGLEGIFNVMIDLGMIKGTIVPPAAPPVLCGRSYWIYANEGGVLEVLPNIVDEIKKGQKIAVTKNIFGDVAKEYFAPGDGVVIGKSVHPINQTGGRILHLGIREAF
- a CDS encoding M14 family metallopeptidase; its protein translation is MIDTQIEVIKRLDLDTIPDGFFKKFRVHLVSNGMGQPIYIPVMVAKGKKEGPVLGVTAAVHGNELNGISVIQKIFKQIDVNTLTGTIVGVIAFNVPALLNQERRFIDGEDINRIMPEQRVWQYQ
- a CDS encoding ATP-grasp domain-containing protein, which translates into the protein MKHSILISPDAFEPSKHWYPKALNATIHPMVAFFLNLSQERIVQRYCHLNPMVKPDDLMKWMKYQPKHFYWAGTDLIHVTSEQGKRQMVVIETNSCPSGQKSMPLLDDNLEMGGYEILMRETFKPLLKTRRLPEGDLAVIYDKNPMEASGYAAAMASVFQENVHFIPFYNQADEQNVRLNESGILEFADESGNWKPLRAVFRYLTQKPWNRLPIKSKTFIFNPIIACLAGGRNKMVASKAYEFFNAEIAESNLKIFTPETIWDVSKNEVPLWVQKMGGQAVIKIPYSNAGQGVFTIVNQQELDNFMAKDYEYDQFIIQSLIGNYWWSSNTQEGRFYHVGTMPDKKGESFAADVRMMLRSTKDGFKPLAIYARKAAAPLLDHLESGANSWQILGTNLSVKLDQNQWSSDTDRLLLMDRRDFNRLGVGLDDLIQGYIQTLLATIAVDKMAVNFIGTKGALKQKLFRSLNNDQALIDEIMVS
- a CDS encoding helix-turn-helix transcriptional regulator, whose amino-acid sequence is MPVNRNALIRYRTIDNCLRNRFRPWTLDDLIEACSEALYEYEGIDKGVSRRTVQMDIQMMRSDKLGYNAPIIVQDRKYYTYEDPEYSITNIPLTDQDLLKLNEVVEILKQFKGFTHFKELSGMVQKLEDKIHTAKTDQESVIDFEKNENLRGLEYLDVIYEAILQKKPIELTYQSFRARRANTFVLFPYLLKEYRNRWFVMGNKQGFPDISTLALDRVQEIEKSYEKFQETEVDLSEYFKNVIGVTVNANQRPEKVVLKIDRRSSPYVITKPIHHSQQILEKGEEGITISINVQLNYELEREILGFGETMIVLQPKRLRERIENRLKYNLHLYDQLDNKTEE
- a CDS encoding M20/M25/M40 family metallo-hydrolase, translating into MKNNYCNHPKAILLLLLMWWVVPGQAQNNKKSTKDQQLIRKMYDLSLTQPKAYEWLDFLCNKIGGRLAGSPQAAAAVEFTRQVMDTLGVDRVFLQDVMVPHWVRGDKEIGKIVNSQKIGSQEVRVCALGNSVGTGGQGIAAEVVEVKNFDELRKLGKGLVQGKIVFFNRPFDNTKIATFRAYGGAVNQRGSGASEAAKLGAIGMVVRSMTGRIDDYPHTGSLRYQLNVPKIPAVAISTKGAELLSSLLKDDRKLKFYFRTTCKMLKEKKSYNVVGELKGTQYPDEIIVVGGHLDSWDTGDGAHDDGAGVVQSMDVLRLIKAAGIKPKRTIRAVMFMNEENGLRGGRKYAELAAQNKEKHIAALESDAGGFSPRAIGINNDFKKFAKVQKWAKLFAPYGVQLRQGGGGADIGPLRTQGVTIMGLSPDGQRYFDYHHTETDTFDKVNPRELQLGAAAMATMVYLLAEYGL